A DNA window from Hydrogenophaga taeniospiralis contains the following coding sequences:
- a CDS encoding response regulator transcription factor produces the protein MWDVLVCEDFTNLREALVDYLIDSGVWRVRAVSDGQGVRQALAERVPDVLLLDVGLPQESGIEVARWVKAAHPGLGIAMLSGRTSPADRLAGWRCGADVYLLKPAEMEEVELALTALVKRGQPAAVGPETTESVPVLQVAKAQLVCPSGEACQLTAREGMLLHALALSHGSVVESETLRRLLWSGQEEGEVDFNNALFSLVRRLRRKLDGMGFPADALNVVRGRGYRLGCPLRIE, from the coding sequence ATGTGGGATGTGCTGGTTTGCGAAGACTTCACCAATTTGCGCGAGGCCCTGGTGGACTACCTCATCGACAGCGGCGTCTGGCGGGTGCGCGCCGTGAGCGATGGCCAGGGTGTGCGCCAGGCGCTGGCCGAGCGCGTGCCCGACGTGCTGCTGCTCGACGTGGGGTTGCCCCAAGAAAGCGGTATCGAGGTGGCGCGCTGGGTCAAGGCGGCGCACCCGGGGCTGGGCATCGCCATGTTGTCCGGGCGCACTTCGCCGGCCGATCGCCTGGCCGGCTGGCGCTGCGGGGCCGACGTGTACCTGCTCAAGCCCGCTGAAATGGAAGAGGTGGAGCTGGCGCTCACCGCCCTGGTGAAACGCGGCCAGCCCGCCGCCGTGGGGCCCGAGACCACCGAGTCCGTGCCGGTGCTGCAGGTCGCCAAGGCCCAACTGGTGTGCCCCAGTGGCGAAGCCTGCCAGCTCACCGCCCGCGAAGGCATGCTGCTGCACGCGCTGGCGCTGTCGCACGGCAGCGTGGTGGAGAGCGAAACCCTGAGGCGTCTGCTGTGGTCCGGGCAGGAAGAGGGTGAGGTCGACTTCAACAACGCCCTGTTCTCCCTGGTCCGTCGCTTGCGCCGAAAGCTCGATGGCATGGGCTTTCCCGCGGACGCGCTCAACGTCGTGCGGGGCCGGGGCTACCGGCTGGGCTGCCCGCTGCGGATCGAATAA
- a CDS encoding type II secretion system protein, with protein MKREFERFGGVARKQRQGGFTLVELSVVLAVIGLIIGAMAIGKDVQRNAEFTKVKNKFIDQWEQSYNQYYQRTGVVVGDNQVAPRLMVNGAAYDAADGSPISGGNMTTVTPPGRVCDKAENAAMAARAAAATTLRTQMTQAGIRMPPGRAEGFEDRYVYLDSNGNPQEVQVCFQWNNPSAPEGAGNVMIVSGLTPELARMLDQMVDGKPDAQEGRFRLQAVANGTPNAPGVQWNRTNDDTVASGAGAAGDNLQRDESQVVTVVAVYKMNQ; from the coding sequence ATGAAGCGTGAATTTGAGCGATTTGGTGGTGTTGCTAGAAAGCAACGTCAAGGCGGTTTCACCTTGGTGGAGCTGTCGGTGGTGCTGGCCGTCATCGGCCTGATCATCGGCGCCATGGCCATTGGCAAGGACGTCCAGCGCAATGCGGAGTTCACCAAGGTCAAGAACAAGTTCATCGACCAGTGGGAGCAGTCCTACAACCAGTATTACCAGCGCACCGGCGTGGTCGTGGGCGACAACCAGGTGGCACCGCGCCTGATGGTCAACGGCGCGGCCTACGACGCAGCGGATGGTAGCCCGATCTCGGGAGGCAACATGACCACGGTGACGCCACCGGGGCGCGTGTGCGACAAGGCCGAGAACGCGGCCATGGCCGCGCGCGCCGCCGCGGCCACCACCCTGCGCACACAGATGACGCAGGCCGGCATCCGCATGCCGCCCGGCCGGGCCGAGGGTTTTGAAGACCGCTACGTCTACCTCGACAGCAACGGCAACCCGCAGGAGGTGCAGGTCTGTTTCCAGTGGAACAACCCCAGCGCCCCCGAGGGCGCGGGCAACGTGATGATCGTCTCGGGCCTCACGCCCGAGCTGGCGCGCATGCTGGACCAGATGGTCGACGGCAAGCCCGATGCCCAGGAAGGCCGTTTCCGCCTGCAGGCGGTGGCCAACGGCACACCCAACGCGCCCGGCGTGCAGTGGAACCGCACCAACGACGACACGGTGGCCAGCGGCGCCGGTGCCGCGGGCGACAACCTCCAGCGCGACGAGAGCCAGGTGGTGACCGTGGTCGCTGTCTACAAGATGAACCAGTGA
- a CDS encoding type II secretion system protein — MTPSSKARRGAQSGFTLIELTLVLAVIGLIIGAIAIGKDVQRNAEYTKVSNKFLEQWKMAYDQYYQRTGTVVGDCQQAPTYMINGSETTIGGTGACQRTGGQAVAGIPENFGGTGAKVCEGQGYANNQAGAGDTALAVQTLRTLMTRHGVRLPPGRGEGHEDRYVYQDTNGNSAEVQVCFQWNPAGTASGAGNVMVVRGLTPDLARYMDQLVDGKPDSREGRFRIQDRAAHTQTTDANAPGTSWEANNTIASGIGGNNQTGNDPVAVGPDNPGAATATGRQYDEDRVTLLTAHWMMDQ, encoded by the coding sequence ATGACCCCTTCTTCCAAAGCCCGCCGTGGCGCCCAGTCGGGCTTCACGCTGATCGAGTTGACCCTTGTGCTGGCGGTGATCGGTCTGATCATCGGCGCCATCGCCATCGGCAAGGACGTGCAGCGCAACGCCGAATACACCAAGGTCTCCAACAAATTCCTGGAGCAGTGGAAGATGGCGTACGACCAGTACTACCAGCGCACCGGGACCGTGGTCGGTGACTGCCAGCAGGCACCCACCTACATGATCAACGGTTCGGAGACCACCATCGGTGGCACGGGCGCCTGCCAGCGCACCGGCGGCCAGGCCGTGGCCGGCATTCCCGAGAACTTCGGCGGCACCGGCGCCAAGGTCTGCGAGGGCCAGGGCTACGCCAACAACCAGGCCGGTGCGGGCGATACCGCGCTGGCGGTGCAGACGCTGCGAACGCTCATGACCCGCCACGGTGTGCGTCTGCCGCCGGGCCGCGGTGAAGGGCACGAAGACCGCTACGTCTACCAGGACACCAATGGCAACTCCGCCGAGGTGCAGGTGTGCTTCCAGTGGAACCCGGCGGGCACCGCCAGCGGTGCCGGCAACGTCATGGTGGTGCGCGGGCTCACGCCCGACCTGGCCCGCTACATGGACCAGCTGGTCGACGGCAAACCCGACTCGCGCGAAGGCCGCTTCCGCATCCAGGACCGTGCGGCCCACACCCAGACCACCGACGCCAATGCCCCGGGCACGTCCTGGGAAGCCAACAACACCATCGCCAGCGGCATCGGCGGCAACAACCAGACCGGCAACGACCCCGTCGCGGTGGGGCCGGACAACCCGGGCGCCGCGACCGCCACCGGCCGGCAGTACGACGAAGACCGTGTCACGCTGCTGACCGCCCACTGGATGATGGATCAGTAA
- a CDS encoding type II secretion system protein: MHATRSHRPAQTGFTFVEMAVVLVVAGLLSWAAFSAYDTVLDAKDRRQAQDMARQVQSQLRAFAVRHGRLPCPDASAAGTGLESLVGGVCGSGNLIGWFPYVSVGAGLPVAEHRARYAVYRAPNASAAADADLALALERSGDAIGHVNHGDVGDLIVALNNVAGLALASDQPHLSGDGGVAGAVDCAANRLMSVAYWIVVPLKDRSGDGERLDPPHASTGLCVFSPGTPVSATNDDVVLSESPAQLAGWLRQSLP, encoded by the coding sequence ATGCACGCCACCCGCTCCCACCGACCCGCGCAGACCGGCTTCACCTTCGTGGAGATGGCCGTGGTGCTGGTCGTGGCCGGTTTGCTGAGCTGGGCCGCTTTTTCCGCCTACGACACGGTGCTGGACGCCAAAGACCGACGCCAGGCCCAGGACATGGCTCGCCAGGTGCAGTCCCAACTGCGCGCCTTTGCCGTGCGGCATGGGCGCCTGCCATGCCCCGACGCCAGCGCCGCCGGCACGGGCCTCGAGAGCCTGGTGGGCGGTGTCTGCGGCAGCGGCAATCTGATCGGCTGGTTTCCCTACGTCAGCGTGGGCGCTGGCCTGCCCGTGGCCGAGCACCGCGCCCGTTACGCCGTGTACCGCGCGCCCAACGCCAGCGCGGCCGCCGACGCGGACCTGGCGCTCGCCCTGGAGCGCAGCGGCGACGCGATCGGCCACGTGAACCACGGCGACGTGGGCGATTTGATCGTGGCGCTGAACAACGTGGCCGGCCTGGCGCTGGCGAGCGACCAGCCCCACCTGAGCGGCGACGGGGGCGTGGCCGGCGCGGTGGACTGCGCCGCCAACCGGCTGATGTCGGTCGCCTACTGGATCGTGGTGCCGCTCAAGGATCGCAGCGGCGACGGTGAGCGGCTGGACCCGCCGCATGCCAGCACCGGCCTGTGTGTGTTCAGCCCGGGCACCCCCGTGAGCGCCACCAACGACGACGTCGTCCTTTCCGAATCGCCAGCGCAGCTGGCCGGCTGGCTGCGCCAGAGCCTGCCCTGA
- the mshL gene encoding pilus (MSHA type) biogenesis protein MshL: MHHFKISMFKPGMATTTAIVSAALLGACVAPPPQSAKNLGDPDVDSLKRMQEVTRAESAKLLAQQEQILREMRRTAAAKPLEPAAPTYDPLEGKTISVAVSNGNISQILTAFADAAKVNLIVEPAVVQQGALTDMFLKDVSLREAFNELLRSYDVAGEIRNQTLRVKLHEEKFFAMDFLNINTQMSLNSGGNVFGSNSTGANSAISGSLSMSAAAGSRADPYTEIENNLKTILGEARPPAVDPAAAARGNQDPTQVVQPNQQHGFTLNRTSGTLFVKARPSQMRSVEKLIKNTQDMLTKQVYIEAQLIDVTLNDGYEFGIDWTQLRSRLALNFGSSALELAGGVASLPNSSRTRNYPASSLTIPSRLVGPGTGQTGGGVAYQDSSGSTVINALRSFGNLRILSNPNIQVRNGTPAMLSVGTSQRYVSKSSSAENNIGGGATTTSSEVQTDAVFSGVMVGVLPMIREDGRIELLINPVQSDVDPSSLALVEVNDSNRVSLPQVAYKGLTTTLNVNDGDVVVVGGLIDQKSGNNNGGLPFLSDVPFFGKLVTKENTSQSARELIVVLRVRLL; this comes from the coding sequence ATGCACCACTTCAAGATCTCCATGTTCAAGCCCGGAATGGCCACCACCACCGCGATTGTTTCGGCAGCCTTGCTGGGCGCCTGCGTGGCACCGCCGCCCCAGAGCGCCAAAAACCTGGGCGACCCCGACGTCGATTCCTTGAAGCGCATGCAGGAGGTGACGCGGGCCGAGTCCGCGAAGCTGCTGGCCCAGCAGGAGCAGATCCTGCGGGAAATGCGGCGCACCGCGGCGGCCAAGCCGCTGGAGCCCGCCGCCCCCACCTACGACCCGCTGGAGGGCAAGACCATCAGCGTGGCGGTGTCCAACGGCAACATCAGCCAGATCCTCACGGCGTTCGCCGACGCGGCCAAGGTCAACCTCATCGTCGAGCCGGCGGTGGTGCAGCAGGGCGCGCTGACCGACATGTTCCTCAAGGACGTGTCGCTGCGCGAGGCCTTCAACGAGCTGCTGCGCAGCTACGACGTGGCCGGCGAAATCCGCAACCAGACCCTGCGCGTGAAGCTGCACGAAGAGAAGTTCTTCGCGATGGACTTCCTCAACATCAACACCCAGATGTCGCTGAACTCGGGCGGCAACGTGTTCGGCTCCAACTCCACCGGCGCCAACTCCGCGATCTCGGGCAGCCTGTCCATGAGCGCCGCGGCCGGCAGCCGCGCCGACCCCTACACCGAGATCGAGAACAACCTCAAGACCATCCTGGGCGAGGCCCGCCCGCCCGCGGTGGACCCGGCCGCCGCGGCCCGGGGCAACCAGGACCCGACCCAGGTGGTGCAGCCCAACCAGCAACACGGCTTCACGCTGAACCGCACCTCCGGCACCCTGTTCGTCAAGGCCCGCCCGTCCCAGATGCGCTCGGTGGAAAAGCTCATCAAGAACACCCAGGACATGCTGACCAAGCAGGTCTACATCGAGGCCCAGTTGATCGACGTGACGCTCAACGACGGCTACGAGTTCGGCATCGACTGGACCCAGCTGCGCAGCCGCCTGGCGCTGAACTTCGGCTCCAGCGCGCTGGAACTGGCCGGCGGCGTGGCCAGCCTGCCGAACTCCTCGCGCACGCGCAACTACCCCGCGAGCAGCCTGACCATTCCCTCCCGGCTGGTCGGGCCGGGCACGGGCCAGACCGGTGGCGGCGTGGCCTACCAGGACAGCAGCGGTTCGACCGTGATCAACGCCCTGCGCTCGTTCGGCAACCTGCGCATCCTCTCCAACCCGAACATCCAGGTGCGCAACGGAACCCCCGCGATGCTCTCGGTGGGCACCAGCCAGCGCTACGTGTCCAAGTCGAGCTCGGCCGAGAACAACATCGGCGGGGGCGCGACCACCACCTCGTCCGAGGTGCAGACCGACGCCGTGTTCTCCGGCGTGATGGTCGGCGTGCTGCCCATGATCCGCGAGGACGGGCGCATCGAACTGCTGATCAACCCGGTGCAGAGCGACGTGGACCCCTCCAGCCTGGCCCTGGTCGAGGTGAACGACTCCAACCGCGTGAGCCTGCCCCAGGTGGCCTACAAGGGCCTCACCACCACCCTGAACGTGAACGATGGCGACGTGGTCGTGGTCGGCGGTCTGATCGACCAGAAGAGCGGCAACAACAACGGCGGCCTGCCCTTCCTGTCGGACGTGCCTTTCTTCGGCAAGCTCGTCACCAAGGAAAACACCAGCCAGTCCGCCCGCGAACTCATCGTCGTGCTGCGTGTTCGCCTCCTATGA
- a CDS encoding tetratricopeptide repeat protein has translation MSLIYQALKQTEQQAAPAQRSGRRWTGVAAPAPARRGWNPIPALWGVGIAAVAVLAGWVVSLALAAPHGPSAVPVPAPVVPTARGGAGALPLAPLAPPAAGTARVVWPDAALPEAALPKADLPLPTASPRLALSRALSVPAGTGAASAPPVAAPAAPPQNTQNVQDTRPPAEPATGKKGAADSPRAPASAPVSQPTPDELPALFDALNQALAGHEVDTARQQLQAIQARLPASSVARLRAEAWFAHQSDDLDGAQRLYRRLLDKLSGDEHASLNLAAIERQRQRFDQARDLLTKSLRQNPNSAALRTAVDQLARSETSP, from the coding sequence ATGAGCCTCATCTACCAGGCGCTCAAACAAACCGAACAGCAGGCGGCGCCGGCCCAGCGGTCTGGCCGTCGGTGGACCGGCGTGGCCGCGCCCGCGCCGGCCAGGCGCGGCTGGAACCCGATACCGGCCTTGTGGGGCGTGGGGATCGCGGCCGTGGCGGTGCTGGCCGGTTGGGTGGTGAGCCTGGCCCTGGCGGCCCCGCATGGGCCGTCCGCGGTGCCAGTGCCTGCGCCCGTGGTGCCGACGGCGCGGGGCGGCGCCGGCGCGCTGCCGCTCGCACCCCTTGCCCCGCCCGCGGCGGGCACGGCCCGGGTGGTCTGGCCCGACGCGGCGCTGCCTGAAGCGGCCCTGCCCAAGGCGGACCTGCCGCTGCCCACCGCCTCGCCACGGCTGGCGCTCTCGCGTGCCTTGTCGGTACCGGCCGGCACGGGCGCGGCTTCGGCCCCGCCCGTGGCGGCGCCGGCCGCACCGCCGCAGAACACGCAGAACGTTCAGGACACGCGCCCTCCCGCCGAGCCCGCGACCGGGAAGAAGGGGGCCGCCGACAGTCCGCGTGCGCCAGCGAGCGCGCCGGTGTCCCAGCCCACGCCCGACGAGCTGCCGGCCCTGTTCGATGCGCTGAACCAGGCGCTGGCCGGCCACGAGGTGGACACGGCCCGCCAGCAGCTTCAGGCGATCCAGGCCAGGCTGCCGGCGTCTTCGGTGGCCCGCCTGCGCGCCGAGGCCTGGTTTGCCCACCAGAGCGACGATCTGGACGGGGCGCAGCGCCTGTACCGGCGCCTGCTGGACAAGCTCTCGGGCGACGAACACGCCAGCCTCAATCTGGCGGCCATCGAGCGCCAGCGCCAGCGCTTTGACCAGGCCAGGGACCTGCTGACCAAGTCCCTGCGCCAGAACCCGAATTCGGCCGCGCTGCGCACGGCGGTGGATCAGTTGGCCCGCAGCGAGACCAGCCCATGA